In one Saimiri boliviensis isolate mSaiBol1 chromosome 3, mSaiBol1.pri, whole genome shotgun sequence genomic region, the following are encoded:
- the ODAPH gene encoding odontogenesis associated phosphoprotein, producing the protein MARRHCFSYWLLVCWLVVTVAEGQEEVFTPRGDSENNADHTDCQVFTLTPPPVTRSPVTRAQPVTKTPRCPFLFFPRRFPQRPRVHFRFPNRPFLPSRCNYRFPFQPFYWPHRRLTPGRYFLRRRLQRGSSSEEI; encoded by the exons ATGGCTCGCAGACACTGCTTCTCCTACTGGTTACTGGTCTGCTGGTTGGTGGTAACTGTGGCAGAAG GACAAGAAGAGGTATTTACTCCCCGTGGAGACTCAGAAAATAATGCAGACCATACCGACTGCCAGGTCTTTACACTCACCCCTCCACCTGTCACGAGGAGTCCCGTAACAAGGGCCCAGCCCGTCACAAAGACCCCCAGgtgtcccttccttttttttccacgAAGATTTCCACAAAGGCCCAGAGTCCATTTTCGGTTTCCAAACAGACCTTTCCTCCCTTCAAGGTGTAACTACCGTTTTCCATTCCAGCCATTTTATTGGCCACACCGTCGCCTTACTCCCGGTAGGTATTTCCTCAGAAGAAGACTCCAAAGAGGAAGCTCATCTGAGGAAatctga